Proteins encoded in a region of the Synechococcus sp. BIOS-U3-1 genome:
- the argJ gene encoding bifunctional glutamate N-acetyltransferase/amino-acid acetyltransferase ArgJ, with protein MSRVDRLFSPSMAQSSSWTPIQGGVTAPSGFQATGITAGLKDSGKPDLALLLAPQGAVCAGTFTTSMVRAACVDLCAERLQIMGGQCRAVLINSGQANACTGDRGLIDSRRATQVLADRLGVVSDQVLICSTGVIGVPIPMQQLLAGLDPLVEALAVDGGSAAANAILTTDLVEKQIAVEAEIEGRIVRIGGMAKGSGMIHPDMATMLGYLTCDAGVPADAWQAMVRRAVERSFNAITVDGDTSTNDTVLAFAAGDPLAAHQLERLEQGVTLVAQHLARSIARDGEGATCLIEVLVEGAASEADALQMARTVCGSSLVKTAVHGRDPNWGRIVAAAGRSGVAFDAQAVSLWIGEHHLMVNGQPLGFDRAAASTYLRERASGRYLDDDAVLIRLQIGSGLGQGRAWGCDLSDQYVRINADYTT; from the coding sequence ATAAGTCGTGTGGATCGCTTGTTCAGTCCTTCGATGGCGCAATCTTCCAGCTGGACGCCTATTCAAGGCGGTGTCACTGCTCCCAGTGGCTTTCAGGCCACAGGCATCACAGCTGGACTCAAGGACTCCGGAAAGCCGGATCTAGCTCTGCTGCTGGCGCCGCAGGGTGCCGTCTGTGCCGGTACTTTCACTACCTCGATGGTGCGGGCAGCCTGTGTGGATCTCTGTGCGGAGCGCCTGCAAATCATGGGGGGTCAGTGCAGAGCTGTGCTGATCAATTCCGGCCAGGCGAATGCCTGCACTGGAGACCGTGGTCTGATCGATAGTCGGCGTGCCACTCAAGTTCTGGCAGACCGTCTGGGAGTGGTAAGTGATCAGGTCCTGATCTGCTCCACGGGCGTCATTGGCGTGCCGATCCCGATGCAGCAGTTGTTGGCTGGTCTTGACCCGCTCGTGGAGGCTCTGGCCGTTGACGGCGGTTCGGCGGCTGCGAACGCGATCCTCACCACGGATTTGGTGGAGAAGCAGATCGCTGTTGAGGCAGAGATTGAAGGCCGCATCGTGCGCATTGGCGGGATGGCCAAAGGTTCGGGAATGATTCACCCGGATATGGCCACCATGCTCGGCTATCTCACTTGTGATGCCGGAGTGCCAGCAGATGCTTGGCAGGCCATGGTTCGCCGCGCCGTTGAGCGCTCTTTTAACGCCATCACCGTTGATGGCGATACCAGCACCAATGACACTGTCCTGGCCTTTGCCGCGGGTGACCCTCTCGCGGCCCATCAGCTTGAACGACTTGAGCAAGGGGTGACCCTTGTCGCTCAACACCTCGCGCGCTCGATCGCGCGTGATGGTGAGGGTGCGACCTGCCTGATTGAGGTGCTTGTGGAGGGAGCTGCATCAGAAGCAGACGCCTTACAGATGGCCCGCACAGTGTGTGGATCGTCGCTGGTGAAAACGGCAGTGCATGGCCGTGATCCCAATTGGGGCCGCATTGTGGCGGCGGCTGGACGCTCGGGAGTGGCCTTTGACGCGCAGGCAGTTTCTCTCTGGATCGGAGAGCATCATTTAATGGTGAACGGTCAGCCGCTTGGCTTTGATAGGGCGGCGGCGTCCACCTACCTGCGAGAGCGTGCTTCCGGGCGCTACCTCGACGACGATGCTGTCCTGATCCGTCTGCAGATCGGCTCTGGCCTTGGCCAAGGTCGTGCCTGGGGTTGCGATCTGTCCGATCAATACGTGCGCATTAATGCCGATTACACAACTTGA
- the coaE gene encoding dephospho-CoA kinase (Dephospho-CoA kinase (CoaE) performs the final step in coenzyme A biosynthesis.): protein MSATSRWNGAQHRIGLTGGIASGKSSVARYLQDLGVVVLDADRYAHEALKAGSQASEAVLKRYGRQVEAAPGCDIEQSSSQRKINRRELGRIVFNNQDERRWLEQTIHPVVRARFELELAKHPETSTVVLMIPLLFEADLTELVSEIWVVHCLPAQQLERLKQRDGLSTAEAEARISAQWPMSRKCEQADLLLDNCSAPIGWERQIQTRLARIIPSQRLIP, encoded by the coding sequence TTGAGTGCAACATCCCGCTGGAACGGTGCGCAGCACCGCATCGGTCTCACCGGTGGCATCGCAAGCGGCAAAAGCAGCGTTGCGCGCTACTTGCAAGACCTTGGGGTTGTGGTTCTTGATGCAGACCGTTACGCCCATGAAGCTCTCAAGGCTGGAAGTCAGGCCTCGGAGGCCGTGCTGAAGCGTTATGGACGACAGGTTGAAGCTGCACCGGGTTGCGACATCGAGCAGAGCTCAAGTCAACGCAAGATCAATCGCCGGGAGCTGGGCAGGATCGTCTTTAACAACCAAGACGAAAGACGATGGCTAGAGCAGACCATCCACCCAGTGGTCCGTGCGCGCTTCGAGCTCGAACTGGCGAAGCATCCAGAAACTTCAACAGTTGTCTTGATGATTCCGCTTCTGTTTGAAGCCGATCTCACAGAACTCGTCTCCGAAATCTGGGTGGTTCACTGTCTACCGGCACAGCAGCTTGAGCGGCTGAAGCAGCGTGACGGTCTCAGCACGGCCGAAGCCGAAGCAAGAATCAGCGCTCAATGGCCCATGAGCCGGAAATGCGAACAGGCCGACCTGCTGCTTGACAACTGTTCAGCGCCCATCGGCTGGGAACGACAGATCCAGACAAGGCTTGCGCGGATCATTCCCAGTCAGCGATTGATTCCCTAA
- a CDS encoding FecR domain-containing protein: MNFFRQIVVFSSCLTVSLAGTAPVFADSQKATIQEILDGDELFIDDQKAKIEEKAQPPQVISTGLSRGQIAFSGGAVGRINRQSLVKLGSSCFLLNKGQILISGRQDGCTASSRLSVRGTNYVLKISDDGSADLAVLEGSVEVTDNSGEKEAVTVEAGQRLQLSPAGVVIGLLQLAAGDYQRILDGPLFIGYTAPLPGLADLRRYLNLNVPGLRIPSVPGSQIRITPSLPSPVRFF; this comes from the coding sequence ATGAACTTCTTCCGCCAGATCGTCGTCTTCAGTTCCTGCCTGACAGTCTCATTGGCTGGAACTGCTCCGGTTTTTGCTGACTCACAGAAAGCCACCATTCAAGAAATCCTGGACGGAGACGAGCTGTTCATCGACGATCAAAAAGCCAAAATCGAAGAAAAAGCACAGCCACCACAAGTCATCAGCACAGGCCTGAGCCGCGGCCAGATTGCCTTCAGCGGCGGCGCTGTCGGTCGAATCAACCGCCAATCGCTGGTCAAGCTCGGCAGCAGCTGTTTCCTGCTGAACAAAGGCCAGATTCTGATCTCAGGACGTCAGGACGGTTGTACAGCTTCAAGTCGATTGAGCGTTCGCGGCACCAATTACGTTCTCAAAATCAGTGATGACGGCAGTGCAGATCTGGCCGTGCTGGAAGGGTCCGTTGAAGTCACGGACAACAGCGGTGAAAAGGAGGCTGTCACCGTTGAAGCCGGCCAACGCCTTCAACTCAGCCCGGCGGGTGTGGTGATCGGACTGCTGCAATTGGCAGCCGGGGACTACCAGAGAATCCTTGATGGTCCCCTGTTCATCGGCTACACAGCGCCATTGCCGGGGTTGGCTGATCTCAGGCGTTATCTGAATCTGAATGTGCCTGGGTTACGCATCCCCAGCGTGCCGGGAAGCCAAATCCGAATCACACCCAGCCTGCCCAGCCCAGTTCGTTTCTTCTGA
- a CDS encoding adenylate/guanylate cyclase domain-containing protein, with amino-acid sequence MRTTTGQARTSIAITLFGLLCGGLGGWPPALWRSWSKDISDQITLWAGPSTPPAEVVVIAVDDASLQQARWVLEDTYPDPWSEGLDRWPWPRAVYGQLIERVIAAGSRGVAINVLFAGQSIYGPEDDARFAGTLKRNRSSVALAAEMMEPVDRQGAGGLSLEPPASTLLDALGGLPYLGLTNMLNAEDGSIGPHPEAYGHRVLRPYGFELQQSLPSALLKIAGLEPPLDQADRSLRLYGPEGTITRLSAWEVLDPQRWRNHPLRARLRDSLVLIGPTLEDNQSGQSTPFGTLSGVELLATATANDLDGSGLRQWPQHPWQKALFSAACSWLIAYLATRRLTLRWRLVTCSLGLTSLLLISIITLVQRQTVLPLLAPSAGVVGLASTLAVSSFWREEQERRRLRQTFERYVSPSVVQEILKDRDSAEGILRGKTLAVTVLFSDLEGFTALTRERSQQGRSEELIHQLNRYLGRMVEVITQHGGTVDKFIGDCVMAVFGSPVSRGTELEARQAVRCAVAMRQALEELNQEWTERGLDPLSCGIGLASGEAVVGQIGSPQRMDFTVIGDTVNLSSRLESLTRKLGTPVLMDEQTALLAGAEIATDDLGEQAIKGMDRCQVYRPRLTP; translated from the coding sequence ATGAGAACCACCACCGGACAGGCCAGAACAAGCATCGCGATCACGCTGTTCGGCTTGCTCTGTGGTGGCCTCGGCGGCTGGCCACCCGCTCTTTGGCGCAGCTGGTCTAAAGACATCAGCGATCAGATCACACTCTGGGCCGGGCCCAGCACACCTCCGGCAGAGGTAGTGGTCATCGCCGTGGATGATGCATCTCTGCAGCAGGCAAGATGGGTTCTGGAGGATACGTACCCAGATCCCTGGAGCGAAGGTCTCGACCGCTGGCCTTGGCCAAGAGCGGTCTACGGGCAGCTGATTGAACGCGTCATCGCAGCTGGCAGTCGTGGTGTAGCGATCAATGTGCTGTTTGCCGGGCAAAGCATCTATGGCCCTGAGGATGATGCTCGCTTCGCGGGAACACTGAAGCGCAATCGTTCATCTGTGGCTCTGGCCGCCGAAATGATGGAACCGGTTGATCGCCAGGGGGCGGGCGGGCTCTCCCTCGAACCCCCCGCATCAACCCTGCTGGATGCTCTGGGTGGCCTGCCCTATCTGGGCCTCACCAACATGCTCAACGCCGAAGACGGCAGTATCGGTCCACATCCAGAAGCCTATGGACATCGGGTGCTGCGGCCTTACGGCTTCGAGTTGCAGCAATCCCTCCCATCTGCCCTGCTGAAGATCGCCGGGCTCGAACCACCGCTCGATCAGGCTGATCGTTCGCTACGGCTGTATGGACCAGAGGGAACCATCACCCGACTGTCAGCCTGGGAAGTGCTGGACCCGCAGCGCTGGCGCAATCACCCCTTGCGAGCCAGGCTCAGGGACAGTCTGGTGCTGATCGGTCCAACGCTCGAAGACAACCAGAGCGGACAGTCCACACCCTTTGGAACCCTATCTGGGGTGGAACTGCTGGCCACAGCAACCGCCAATGACCTCGACGGCAGCGGCCTGCGTCAATGGCCTCAGCATCCCTGGCAGAAAGCTCTGTTCAGCGCTGCCTGCAGCTGGCTGATTGCCTACCTGGCCACGCGACGCCTCACGCTGCGCTGGCGGCTGGTCACCTGCTCACTCGGTCTGACCAGCCTCCTTCTGATCAGCATCATCACGCTTGTGCAACGCCAGACCGTGCTGCCTTTGCTGGCACCAAGTGCCGGGGTCGTTGGTCTGGCTTCCACACTTGCCGTCAGCAGTTTCTGGCGGGAAGAGCAAGAGCGTCGACGACTCCGCCAGACGTTTGAACGCTACGTCTCTCCAAGCGTGGTCCAGGAAATCCTCAAAGACCGCGACAGCGCCGAGGGAATTCTTAGAGGCAAGACGCTTGCAGTGACAGTCCTGTTCAGTGACCTTGAGGGATTCACGGCCCTAACCCGAGAACGATCGCAACAAGGGCGCAGCGAAGAGCTCATCCATCAGCTGAATCGCTACCTGGGCCGAATGGTGGAGGTGATCACCCAGCATGGGGGCACGGTCGACAAGTTCATCGGCGATTGCGTCATGGCCGTTTTTGGATCACCCGTCAGTCGAGGGACTGAGCTGGAAGCCAGGCAGGCAGTTCGTTGTGCTGTAGCCATGCGTCAGGCCTTGGAAGAACTCAATCAGGAGTGGACAGAAAGGGGGCTTGATCCGCTCAGCTGTGGAATCGGCCTAGCCAGCGGGGAAGCGGTGGTTGGCCAGATCGGCAGTCCACAACGGATGGATTTCACCGTGATCGGCGACACGGTCAACCTGTCCAGCCGCCTGGAATCACTGACCAGAAAGCTCGGCACGCCCGTCCTGATGGATGAGCAAACTGCACTCCTTGCTGGGGCTGAGATCGCCACAGATGATCTCGGTGAGCAGGCAATCAAGGGTATGGATCGCTGCCAGGTCTATCGACCCAGGCTCACCCCTTGA
- the gatB gene encoding Asp-tRNA(Asn)/Glu-tRNA(Gln) amidotransferase subunit GatB, translating into MSAPAATEQAWEAVIGLETHVQLGTDSKIFTASSTTFGDDPNTHIDPVVCGLPGTLPVLNQKVLEFAVKASMGLNLNVAEHCKFDRKQYFYPDLPKNYQITQYDEPIAEEGWIEVEVAEKGKDTYLKKIGIERLHMEEDAGKLVHAGSDRLAGSTHSLVDYNRAGVALAEIVSKPDLRTGREAAEYASEIRRIVRYIGVSDGNMQEGSLRCDVNISVRRGPDAPFGTKVEIKNMNSFSAIQKACEYEIQRQIKAYESGEPIVQETRLWDEGKQLTKSMRSKEGASDYRYFPDPDLGPIEVSIEQREAWRAELPELPAAKRHRYADDLGLSQYDARVLTDERPMADYFEAVVSDGADAKLASNWITGDIAAHVNSNRLSYAELPFRPDQLAEMVKLIDGGKISGKIAKEILPELLEKGGSPKAIVDERGLGMISDPGAITAIVEELLAAHPDEVEAFRGGKTKLQGFFVGQLMKKTGGKADPKLANQILSQKLKG; encoded by the coding sequence ATGTCGGCACCTGCAGCGACTGAACAGGCCTGGGAAGCTGTGATTGGCCTTGAAACCCACGTGCAGCTGGGCACCGACAGCAAGATTTTCACAGCATCTTCCACCACCTTTGGGGATGATCCCAACACCCACATTGATCCGGTGGTTTGTGGTCTGCCGGGAACGCTGCCGGTGTTGAACCAGAAGGTGCTCGAGTTCGCGGTCAAGGCTTCGATGGGCCTGAATCTGAACGTTGCGGAGCACTGCAAGTTCGATCGCAAGCAGTATTTCTATCCGGATCTACCCAAGAACTACCAAATCACTCAATACGACGAGCCGATCGCGGAAGAGGGTTGGATCGAGGTGGAGGTGGCTGAAAAGGGCAAGGACACCTATCTCAAAAAGATCGGCATCGAGCGCCTGCACATGGAAGAAGATGCCGGCAAGCTTGTGCACGCCGGCAGTGATCGTCTGGCGGGATCCACCCATTCGCTGGTGGATTACAACCGTGCTGGAGTGGCGCTCGCAGAAATCGTTAGTAAGCCCGATCTCCGCACCGGTCGTGAAGCGGCTGAATACGCGTCGGAGATCCGTCGGATCGTGCGTTACATCGGAGTGAGCGACGGCAACATGCAGGAGGGATCGCTGCGCTGCGACGTGAATATCTCCGTGCGCCGCGGGCCGGATGCCCCCTTCGGCACCAAGGTGGAGATCAAGAATATGAACTCCTTCTCCGCGATTCAGAAGGCCTGCGAATACGAGATCCAGCGCCAGATCAAGGCTTATGAGAGCGGCGAGCCGATTGTTCAGGAGACCCGTCTCTGGGATGAAGGCAAGCAGCTCACCAAGAGCATGCGTAGCAAGGAAGGGGCCAGCGACTACCGCTATTTCCCCGATCCTGATCTGGGACCCATCGAAGTGAGCATTGAACAGCGTGAGGCGTGGAGGGCTGAACTGCCTGAGTTGCCAGCCGCCAAGCGGCATCGCTATGCCGACGATCTGGGTCTGTCTCAGTACGACGCCCGCGTGCTCACCGATGAGCGTCCGATGGCCGATTACTTCGAGGCCGTGGTGAGTGACGGTGCTGACGCCAAGCTCGCATCCAACTGGATCACTGGAGATATTGCTGCCCACGTGAACAGCAACCGGCTGAGTTATGCAGAACTCCCGTTCCGTCCTGATCAGTTGGCGGAGATGGTGAAGCTGATCGATGGCGGCAAGATCAGCGGCAAGATTGCCAAGGAAATCCTCCCTGAACTGCTCGAAAAGGGCGGCTCACCTAAGGCGATCGTGGATGAACGCGGTTTGGGAATGATCAGCGATCCTGGAGCGATCACCGCCATCGTTGAAGAGCTGCTCGCGGCTCATCCCGACGAGGTTGAGGCGTTCCGTGGCGGCAAGACCAAGCTTCAGGGATTTTTTGTCGGCCAGCTGATGAAAAAGACCGGTGGCAAGGCCGATCCCAAGCTTGCCAACCAGATCCTTAGTCAAAAACTCAAGGGGTGA
- a CDS encoding NAD(P)/FAD-dependent oxidoreductase: MTASERTATEAILILGGGLMGLAIAHQLARRGLQVAVLSRRRSEAAGFVAAGMLAPHAEGLEDQLLALGEISLKRISGWVAQIEADSGLSCGLRSTGIVVPFRSAEERDRYPTANQGEPLNRDDLDQELPGLAAAWTAGLLFAQDGQIDNRRQLMRALESACVDRGVHFQEGVEVLDLIHRDGRLSGVRARDSEGSLFSLPCRQAVLCSGAWSARLLPELPVFPVKGQMLSLQTPRGALRRVIFGPGIYMVPREDGLVVVGATSEREAGFSEGLTPHGQTTLKEGIAALMPEAIHWPPMERWWGFRPCTPDEGPLLGSSPIEGLLLACGHHRNGVLMASATSELIADIASGQEPRQDLTQLMPYFRWDRFSHKKASKT, encoded by the coding sequence ATGACCGCGTCCGAGAGAACAGCCACCGAAGCGATTCTGATCCTTGGTGGAGGCCTGATGGGACTGGCCATCGCCCATCAACTGGCACGCCGCGGCCTCCAAGTCGCTGTGCTCAGCCGGCGTCGAAGCGAAGCAGCAGGTTTCGTCGCAGCCGGCATGTTGGCGCCGCACGCCGAAGGTCTCGAAGACCAATTGCTGGCATTGGGCGAGATCAGCCTGAAACGCATCTCCGGTTGGGTGGCCCAGATCGAAGCCGACAGTGGTCTGTCCTGTGGCTTGCGCTCCACAGGCATCGTGGTGCCCTTTCGCAGTGCCGAGGAACGTGACCGATATCCCACAGCCAACCAAGGCGAACCCCTCAACCGAGACGACCTGGATCAAGAGCTTCCCGGGCTTGCCGCAGCTTGGACAGCCGGCCTGCTCTTTGCTCAGGACGGTCAGATCGACAACCGACGGCAATTAATGCGGGCTTTGGAGAGCGCCTGCGTGGACCGAGGTGTGCACTTCCAGGAGGGTGTGGAAGTGTTGGATCTGATCCATAGGGACGGACGCCTCAGCGGCGTGCGTGCCCGCGACTCTGAGGGGAGTTTGTTCTCCCTCCCATGCCGCCAGGCAGTTCTCTGCAGCGGAGCTTGGAGTGCCCGGCTGCTACCTGAATTGCCGGTATTCCCAGTCAAAGGGCAAATGCTCTCGCTCCAGACCCCCCGCGGAGCTCTTCGGCGGGTGATCTTTGGACCTGGGATTTATATGGTTCCAAGAGAGGACGGTCTCGTGGTGGTGGGCGCCACATCAGAACGCGAAGCAGGATTCAGCGAAGGCCTCACTCCGCACGGCCAAACCACACTCAAGGAAGGCATCGCCGCATTGATGCCGGAAGCCATCCATTGGCCGCCCATGGAGCGATGGTGGGGGTTCAGACCCTGCACGCCAGATGAGGGACCGCTACTTGGCTCGAGTCCGATCGAAGGGTTGCTGCTGGCCTGCGGCCACCATCGCAACGGCGTATTGATGGCCAGTGCGACCTCTGAGCTGATCGCCGACATCGCCAGTGGACAGGAGCCTCGACAGGATCTAACCCAGCTCATGCCCTACTTCCGCTGGGATCGCTTTTCGCACAAAAAAGCCTCGAAGACCTGA
- the ndk gene encoding nucleoside-diphosphate kinase, whose amino-acid sequence MATERTFIAIKPDGVQRGLVGEILGRFERKGFKLVGLKQITPSRELAEQHYGVHKERPFFAGLVEFITSGPVVAMVWEGDGVIASARKLIGATKPLEAEPGTIRGDLAVNIGRNVIHGSDAPETAQFEIGLWFQPSELNDWAPSDQEWRVES is encoded by the coding sequence ATGGCCACCGAACGCACGTTCATCGCCATCAAGCCCGATGGTGTCCAGCGCGGGCTGGTGGGTGAAATCCTTGGCCGTTTTGAGCGCAAGGGTTTCAAGCTTGTGGGGTTGAAGCAGATCACCCCCAGCCGTGAATTGGCTGAACAGCACTACGGCGTTCACAAAGAGCGCCCTTTCTTTGCTGGCCTGGTCGAGTTCATCACCTCAGGCCCAGTGGTGGCCATGGTCTGGGAAGGAGATGGAGTGATTGCCAGTGCCCGCAAACTGATCGGGGCCACAAAGCCCCTTGAAGCTGAGCCCGGCACCATCCGCGGCGACTTGGCTGTGAATATCGGCCGCAATGTGATCCACGGCTCTGATGCTCCTGAGACGGCTCAGTTTGAGATCGGTCTCTGGTTCCAGCCCTCTGAGCTCAATGACTGGGCCCCTTCCGACCAGGAATGGCGTGTGGAGAGCTGA
- the speA gene encoding biosynthetic arginine decarboxylase yields the protein MVLADANQPEREGTDGRPALSTPWNIQDSSELYGLERWGDPYFSINLRGHVSVQPRGERGGSLDLVELVQGLQGRNLNLPLLIRFDDILEDRLESLHAAFERAITRYDYSGRYQGVFPVKCNQQCHVVEELVSCGKRWHFGLEAGSKAELLIALSLIDDPEALLICNGYKDQRYIETAILARRLGRRPIVVIEQADEVQRIIDASQELGAAPLIGIRARLSSRSTGRWGNSIGDKAKFGLPVPEILATVEALRNAGLLEELRLLHFHVGSQINDIGVVKDALQEASRIYVELHKLGAPMGYLDVGGGLGIDYDGSRTATAASTNYSLQNYANDVVATVKEGCEPHGVAVPTLVSESGRAIASHFSVLVFNVLGTGGLPQSAPSRSETESLIVSNLHDTLYGIKTLPNDGSADVSRLQEAWNDALKFKEDALAAFRLGYLSLTERSQAEQLTWACARALVEKLPEDAVLPEELQSLPAVLALTYYANLSIFRSAPDTWAIQQLFPLMPIHRLGEKPTELGHFADLTCDSDGRLNRFIADGRSKQLLELHSLHPQEPYLIGMFLGGAYQEVMGNLHNLFGTTDAVHIRLAPGGEYQVDHVVRGDTNADVLMAMEHNPETLLERLRVASERSIRANQLKIAEARRLMDHLEISLRQSTYLQN from the coding sequence ATGGTGCTTGCCGACGCCAACCAACCGGAACGTGAGGGCACAGACGGCAGACCAGCACTGAGCACGCCCTGGAATATTCAAGACAGCTCTGAGTTGTACGGGCTGGAGCGTTGGGGGGATCCCTACTTCTCTATCAACCTGCGCGGGCACGTGAGCGTGCAACCCCGCGGAGAGCGCGGCGGAAGCCTTGATCTGGTGGAACTCGTGCAAGGTTTGCAAGGCAGGAACCTGAACCTGCCACTGCTGATCAGGTTCGACGACATCCTCGAAGACCGGCTCGAGAGCCTTCATGCCGCCTTCGAGCGAGCGATCACTCGATACGACTACAGCGGTCGGTACCAGGGAGTGTTCCCTGTGAAATGCAACCAGCAATGCCATGTTGTGGAGGAGCTGGTGAGCTGCGGCAAGCGCTGGCACTTCGGCCTTGAAGCCGGCAGCAAAGCTGAATTGCTGATCGCCCTGTCGCTCATTGACGACCCCGAGGCATTACTGATCTGCAACGGCTACAAGGATCAGCGTTACATCGAGACGGCAATCCTGGCCCGAAGGCTGGGCAGGCGGCCGATCGTCGTGATCGAACAAGCCGACGAGGTGCAACGAATCATTGATGCCAGCCAGGAACTAGGCGCAGCACCCCTGATCGGGATCCGCGCTCGACTCTCCAGCCGAAGCACAGGCCGCTGGGGCAACTCGATCGGCGATAAGGCCAAATTCGGCCTGCCAGTCCCAGAGATCCTCGCGACTGTGGAAGCTCTAAGGAACGCCGGACTGCTGGAAGAACTGCGCTTGCTTCACTTCCATGTCGGTAGCCAGATCAACGACATCGGTGTTGTCAAAGACGCGCTGCAGGAGGCGTCCCGCATCTACGTGGAACTCCACAAACTGGGAGCCCCGATGGGCTATCTGGATGTGGGTGGCGGACTGGGAATTGATTACGACGGAAGTCGGACAGCGACCGCTGCCTCCACGAACTACTCGCTCCAGAACTACGCCAACGACGTTGTTGCGACAGTCAAGGAAGGTTGTGAGCCCCATGGAGTGGCAGTCCCGACCCTGGTGAGCGAAAGCGGCCGAGCCATCGCCAGTCATTTCTCAGTTCTGGTCTTCAATGTTCTCGGTACAGGCGGACTTCCGCAATCGGCACCTTCACGCTCCGAGACAGAATCTCTGATCGTGAGCAACCTGCACGACACCCTTTACGGGATCAAGACGCTTCCGAATGACGGCAGTGCAGATGTCTCTCGACTGCAGGAAGCCTGGAACGATGCCCTCAAATTCAAGGAGGACGCGTTAGCAGCATTCAGACTCGGCTATCTGAGCCTCACCGAACGCAGCCAGGCCGAACAACTCACCTGGGCCTGCGCACGGGCCCTTGTCGAAAAACTGCCTGAAGATGCCGTGCTTCCCGAGGAACTTCAGTCCTTGCCTGCAGTGCTGGCTCTCACCTATTACGCGAACCTATCGATCTTCCGCTCAGCCCCCGACACCTGGGCCATTCAGCAGCTATTTCCCCTAATGCCAATCCACAGGCTGGGAGAAAAGCCCACCGAACTGGGACATTTTGCCGATCTCACCTGCGATTCAGATGGTCGGCTCAACCGCTTCATCGCCGATGGACGCAGTAAGCAACTGCTGGAGCTGCATTCTCTCCATCCGCAAGAGCCCTATCTAATCGGCATGTTTCTGGGTGGGGCTTACCAGGAAGTGATGGGCAACCTCCACAACTTGTTCGGCACCACTGATGCCGTGCACATTCGTCTGGCACCAGGTGGTGAATACCAGGTGGACCATGTGGTGCGTGGAGACACCAACGCCGACGTTCTCATGGCGATGGAACACAACCCGGAAACACTGTTGGAACGCCTGCGGGTCGCCAGTGAGCGGTCGATCCGTGCCAACCAGCTCAAAATCGCCGAAGCTCGACGGCTGATGGATCATCTGGAAATCAGCCTGCGTCAGAGCACCTATCTGCAGAACTGA